The following are encoded together in the Gordonia insulae genome:
- the leuD gene encoding 3-isopropylmalate dehydratase small subunit, translating into MEPFITHTGIGVPLRRSNVDTDQIIPAVYLKRVTRTGFEDGLFAGWRTAPDFILNNEPWNHGSVLVAGPDFGTGSSREHAVWALSDFGFRVVISSRFADIFRGNAGKAGLVAAQVEQSDVELLWKRLDEQPGLELTVSLADRTVTAADLVVPLAIDDYTRWRLMEGLDDIGLTLRQVEAISEFEETRPGYKPVTLDR; encoded by the coding sequence ATGGAACCCTTCATCACCCACACCGGCATCGGCGTGCCGCTGCGACGCAGCAACGTCGACACCGACCAGATCATCCCGGCCGTCTACCTGAAGCGGGTGACCCGCACAGGTTTTGAGGACGGCCTGTTCGCCGGGTGGCGCACCGCCCCGGACTTCATCCTCAACAACGAGCCGTGGAACCACGGATCGGTCCTGGTGGCCGGTCCGGACTTCGGCACCGGGTCCTCGCGTGAGCACGCGGTGTGGGCTCTGTCGGACTTCGGCTTTCGCGTCGTGATCTCGTCGCGGTTCGCAGACATCTTCCGCGGCAACGCCGGCAAAGCGGGTCTGGTGGCGGCTCAGGTGGAGCAATCCGACGTCGAACTGCTCTGGAAGCGGCTCGATGAGCAGCCCGGGCTGGAACTGACGGTCAGTCTTGCGGATCGGACCGTCACCGCGGCAGACCTTGTGGTGCCGTTGGCAATTGATGACTACACACGGTGGCGTCTGATGGAGGGTCTCGACGACATCGGCCTGACATTACGCCAGGTAGAAGCGATTTCTGAGTTCGAGGAAACCCGGCCGGGCTACAAGCCGGTGACCCTCGATCGCTGA
- a CDS encoding NUDIX hydrolase: MSKTTKTVWAAGGVLWRPTRDGRVEVCVVHRPGYDDWTLPKGKVDPGETLIRTAAREIQEETGQLSRLGRHLRDVGYDLPNGNRKRVRYWSARALGGDFEPNHEVDELRWLDLPSAAETLSYRLDRKILQEFTRLPADVHTLLLVRHAHAGRRSRYKGDDRLRPLDRLGRQQARELAGLLEIFGAERLHAADRVRCEQTLAPLADKLAVRIVAETSLAEEEYRFDPTVAHQRIQEIASDTSAIHAVCSQGKVIPPLMQWWAQHDDLTLPAKRNRKGSVWVVSTMNGRLVAADHIDSPLPETDLVET; encoded by the coding sequence ATGTCGAAGACAACGAAGACGGTGTGGGCGGCGGGTGGGGTGCTCTGGCGCCCCACCCGCGACGGCCGGGTCGAGGTGTGCGTGGTGCACCGCCCGGGATATGACGACTGGACCCTGCCCAAGGGAAAGGTCGACCCGGGCGAAACCCTCATCCGCACAGCGGCCAGAGAGATCCAGGAGGAGACTGGCCAGCTGTCGCGGTTGGGCCGGCACCTGCGTGACGTCGGGTACGACCTGCCCAACGGCAACCGCAAGCGCGTGCGCTACTGGTCGGCCCGCGCACTCGGCGGCGACTTCGAGCCGAACCACGAGGTCGACGAATTGCGCTGGCTGGACTTGCCGTCCGCCGCCGAGACCCTGAGTTACCGTCTGGATCGCAAGATCCTGCAGGAGTTCACCCGCTTGCCGGCCGATGTGCACACCCTGTTGCTGGTGCGCCACGCACACGCCGGGCGGCGATCCCGCTACAAAGGCGACGACCGGCTACGTCCGTTGGATCGCCTCGGTCGTCAGCAGGCGCGTGAGCTCGCCGGCCTGCTCGAGATCTTCGGCGCCGAGCGCCTCCACGCGGCCGACCGGGTCCGGTGTGAGCAGACGCTCGCGCCGCTCGCCGACAAACTCGCCGTACGTATCGTCGCCGAGACATCACTCGCCGAAGAGGAATATCGATTCGACCCCACCGTGGCGCACCAACGGATTCAGGAGATCGCCTCGGATACGTCGGCGATCCATGCCGTGTGCAGTCAGGGCAAGGTCATCCCGCCGTTGATGCAGTGGTGGGCACAGCACGATGACCTCACGCTGCCCGCCAAGCGCAACCGCAAGGGCAGCGTCTGGGTGGTGTCGACGATGAACGGGCGGTTGGTCGCGGCCGACCACATCGACAGCCCGCTGCCCGAAACCGATCTCGTCGAAACCTGA
- a CDS encoding IclR family transcriptional regulator gives MGQDSASTVSSGIGVLDKSVVVLRAIAEAPCNLTELCDRTGLPRATAHRLAVGLETHRLLARNAAGRWYPGPALSELAASAHDPVREAALMVLPRLREITGESVQVYRREGAERICIAAMEPPTGLRDTVPVGTRFPMSAGSAAKVLLAWAEPTTQRALLHDSVFSERALHEIRRRGWAQSAGERAAGVASVSAPVRDGTGEVVAAISVSGPIDRMGRRPGARWAADLLAAADAIHKRLGPTRG, from the coding sequence ATGGGACAGGATAGCGCATCGACAGTGAGCAGTGGAATCGGTGTACTCGACAAATCGGTGGTCGTTCTGCGAGCCATCGCGGAGGCTCCCTGCAACCTCACCGAACTGTGTGATCGCACCGGCCTGCCCCGTGCCACGGCCCACCGGCTCGCCGTCGGACTCGAGACGCATCGGCTGCTGGCCCGCAATGCCGCCGGGCGTTGGTATCCCGGCCCCGCTCTCAGCGAACTGGCTGCCTCGGCACATGATCCGGTCCGTGAGGCCGCGCTGATGGTTTTGCCACGCCTGCGCGAGATCACCGGAGAGTCGGTCCAGGTCTACCGCCGCGAGGGTGCCGAGCGCATCTGCATCGCCGCCATGGAACCGCCGACCGGTCTGCGCGACACCGTCCCGGTCGGCACACGATTCCCGATGAGCGCGGGTTCGGCGGCGAAGGTCCTGCTCGCGTGGGCCGAACCGACCACGCAGCGAGCCCTGCTGCACGACAGTGTCTTCAGCGAGCGGGCGCTGCACGAGATCCGGCGACGAGGCTGGGCGCAGAGCGCCGGCGAACGCGCGGCCGGAGTCGCGAGCGTCTCGGCACCGGTACGCGACGGCACCGGGGAGGTCGTCGCGGCGATCTCGGTCTCGGGACCGATCGACCGCATGGGAAGGCGCCCCGGTGCGCGGTGGGCCGCCGACCTGCTGGCCGCCGCGGACGCCATCCACAAGCGGCTCGGGCCGACGCGGGGGTGA
- the leuC gene encoding 3-isopropylmalate dehydratase large subunit, translating to MSYSPNTPRTLAEKVWDDHVVVPGDADASGNRDPDLIYIDLHLVHEVTSPQAFEGLRLAGRPVRRPDLTIATEDHNVPTVDIFKPIADEVSRTQVETLRRNCEEFGIRLHPMGDAEQGIVHVVGPQLGLTQPGMTVVCGDSHTSTHGAFGALAMGIGTSEVEHVLATQTLSLRPFKTMAITVDGELPPGVTSKDLILAVIAKIGTGGGQGYVLEYRGSAIEKLSMEARMTICNMSIEAGARAGMIAPDQVTYDFLQGRPNAPQGADWDAAVAYWDSLRTDSGAEFDAEVHIDATQLTPFVTWGTNPGQGAPLGSRVPDPAEIADESAANAASRALEYMDLAPGTPLRDVKVDTVFVGSCTNGRIEDLRAVADILKGRKVADGMRMLIVPGSMRVRAQAEEEGLGDVFVAAGAEWRQAGCSMCLGMNPDQLSPGERCASTSNRNFEGRQGKGGRTHLVSPAVAAATAVRGTLSAPTDLG from the coding sequence ATGAGTTACAGCCCCAACACACCGCGTACTCTCGCCGAAAAGGTGTGGGACGACCATGTCGTCGTGCCCGGCGACGCCGATGCGAGCGGGAATCGTGATCCCGACCTGATCTACATCGATCTCCATCTCGTACACGAGGTGACGAGCCCGCAGGCCTTCGAGGGACTGCGTCTCGCGGGTCGGCCGGTGCGCCGGCCCGACCTGACCATCGCGACCGAGGACCACAACGTCCCGACCGTCGACATCTTCAAGCCGATCGCGGACGAGGTCTCCCGGACGCAGGTGGAGACCCTTCGCCGCAATTGCGAGGAGTTCGGTATCCGGCTGCACCCGATGGGAGATGCCGAGCAGGGCATCGTCCACGTCGTCGGCCCGCAGCTCGGGCTCACCCAGCCCGGTATGACCGTCGTGTGCGGCGACAGCCACACCTCGACGCACGGCGCATTCGGTGCGCTGGCAATGGGAATCGGCACCTCTGAGGTCGAGCATGTGCTCGCCACCCAGACACTCTCGCTGCGCCCGTTCAAGACGATGGCGATCACCGTCGACGGCGAACTCCCGCCCGGTGTCACGAGCAAGGACCTGATCCTGGCGGTCATCGCGAAGATCGGCACCGGCGGTGGCCAGGGCTATGTGCTGGAGTACCGGGGGTCCGCGATCGAGAAACTGTCGATGGAAGCCCGAATGACCATCTGCAACATGTCGATCGAAGCGGGTGCGCGGGCCGGCATGATCGCCCCGGACCAGGTGACCTACGACTTCCTGCAGGGCCGCCCGAACGCTCCGCAGGGTGCCGACTGGGATGCCGCTGTCGCGTATTGGGACAGTCTGCGAACCGATTCCGGCGCCGAATTCGACGCCGAGGTCCATATCGATGCGACACAATTGACGCCGTTCGTGACGTGGGGCACCAACCCCGGCCAGGGTGCACCTCTCGGATCCCGCGTCCCGGATCCGGCCGAGATCGCCGACGAGTCGGCCGCGAACGCCGCGAGTCGGGCACTGGAGTACATGGATCTCGCGCCGGGAACCCCGCTGCGGGATGTGAAGGTCGACACCGTGTTCGTCGGTTCGTGCACCAACGGTCGGATCGAGGATCTGCGCGCGGTCGCCGACATCCTCAAGGGCCGCAAGGTCGCCGACGGGATGCGCATGCTGATCGTTCCCGGGTCGATGCGCGTCCGTGCGCAGGCGGAAGAGGAGGGTCTCGGCGACGTCTTCGTCGCCGCCGGTGCCGAATGGCGACAGGCAGGCTGCTCGATGTGCCTGGGGATGAACCCCGATCAGCTCTCCCCGGGCGAGCGGTGCGCGTCGACCTCCAACCGCAACTTCGAAGGGCGGCAGGGCAAGGGCGGGCGCACGCACCTCGTGTCCCCGGCCGTTGCCGCGGCCACCGCGGTGCGCGGCACGTTGTCCGCGCCGACGGATCTCGGCTGA
- a CDS encoding HU family DNA-binding protein: protein MNKAELIDELTKKLDADRKTATAAVELVVDTIVRAVNKGESVTITGFGVFEKRRRAPRVARNPRTGETVKVRATSVPAFRPGAQFKAVVAGKQKLAASGPAVKRGSGATAAPAKKTAAKKAPAKKAAPAKKAAPAKKTAAKKAAPAKKAAPAKKAAPAKKTAAKKAAPAKKAAPAKKAPAKKTAAKKAPAKKAPAKKAASRR, encoded by the coding sequence ATGAACAAGGCAGAGCTCATCGATGAGCTGACCAAGAAGCTCGATGCGGATCGCAAGACTGCGACAGCCGCGGTCGAGCTCGTCGTCGACACGATCGTGCGCGCGGTGAACAAGGGTGAGAGTGTCACCATCACCGGCTTCGGTGTGTTCGAGAAGCGCCGGCGCGCTCCGCGTGTGGCGCGCAACCCGCGCACCGGCGAGACCGTGAAGGTGCGCGCGACTTCGGTTCCCGCGTTCCGTCCGGGCGCGCAGTTCAAGGCCGTCGTCGCCGGCAAGCAGAAGCTCGCCGCGTCCGGTCCCGCGGTGAAGCGCGGAAGCGGTGCCACCGCCGCGCCCGCCAAGAAGACCGCAGCCAAGAAGGCTCCGGCCAAGAAGGCGGCGCCGGCCAAGAAGGCGGCTCCGGCGAAGAAGACCGCGGCCAAGAAGGCAGCTCCCGCCAAGAAGGCGGCACCGGCCAAGAAGGCGGCTCCGGCGAAGAAGACCGCAGCCAAGAAGGCAGCTCCCGCCAAGAAGGCGGCACCGGCCAAGAAGGCTCCGGCAAAGAAGACCGCAGCCAAGAAGGCTCCGGCAAAGAAGGCTCCCGCCAAGAAGGCAGCCTCACGGCGCTGA
- a CDS encoding PPOX class F420-dependent oxidoreductase translates to MGVNQRNQIVMSETEITDFVARGRTATLATTGPDGSIHLVAMWYGVVDGEIWFETKAKSQKAVNLRRNRRCSVLIEDGDTYDTLRGVAFEGSAEILDDPDSCLKIGISVWERYTGPYTEESRPFVDQMMHKRVAVRLIPDRVRSWDHRKLGLPEMPVAGTTAP, encoded by the coding sequence ATGGGAGTCAACCAACGCAATCAGATCGTCATGTCCGAGACCGAGATCACCGATTTCGTCGCCCGTGGGCGCACCGCCACCCTGGCGACGACCGGCCCGGACGGCAGCATCCACCTCGTCGCCATGTGGTACGGCGTCGTCGACGGCGAGATCTGGTTCGAGACCAAGGCCAAATCACAGAAGGCGGTCAACCTCCGACGGAACCGTCGGTGCTCGGTGCTGATCGAGGACGGGGACACCTACGACACCTTGCGCGGCGTCGCCTTCGAGGGAAGCGCGGAGATCCTCGACGACCCGGACTCGTGCCTGAAGATCGGCATCAGCGTCTGGGAGCGCTACACGGGTCCCTACACCGAGGAGTCGCGGCCGTTCGTGGATCAGATGATGCACAAGCGGGTCGCGGTCCGACTGATCCCCGATCGCGTCCGTTCGTGGGATCACCGCAAGCTGGGCCTGCCGGAGATGCCGGTGGCGGGGACCACCGCCCCGTGA